From one Candidatus Methanoplasma termitum genomic stretch:
- a CDS encoding Cdc6/Cdc18 family protein: MGIFDESKQKRKQLIKNRNILQTTYIPDQLPHRENEIRNIVEIITPSLYKNKPSNILVTGKTGTGKTAVLNYIGKELKKEDPKEENCSFIYVNCEIVDNPYGILFNISNQIIIDQNRIPPTGWSLDRVYDTMISYIDKENKVFIIVLDEIDRILQKNGDDIFYFLTTMNEILKQSKISIIGVTNNAKFTELLSTKIKSRLGEEKVIFSPYNAEQLQNILRGRAELAFDTEIIGDGVISRCAAISAQDSGDARKALDLLRVSAEIAERNGDTSVTEAHVIAARNKIEIDAVIEVIRTITVQSKIVLRSIIELHEKKDIITTGNVYSIYKENCDILSANLLKEKRVADLISELDMLGIIHARVKSFGRNGRTREIELNINKDIIDFVKKDELFEPLQKHKSKKQTTLWKEQEDNKKV, from the coding sequence ATGGGGATATTTGATGAGTCGAAACAAAAAAGAAAACAGCTCATTAAAAATAGGAATATCCTCCAAACAACATATATTCCGGATCAACTCCCTCACAGAGAAAATGAGATCAGGAATATTGTTGAAATAATCACTCCTTCTCTCTACAAGAACAAACCATCAAATATACTTGTTACCGGGAAGACAGGAACAGGAAAGACCGCAGTTCTGAATTATATAGGAAAAGAACTAAAAAAAGAAGATCCAAAAGAAGAGAACTGCAGTTTTATTTATGTTAATTGTGAGATCGTAGATAATCCATATGGAATTCTTTTTAACATTTCAAATCAAATAATCATAGATCAGAACAGAATACCTCCCACAGGTTGGAGTCTTGATAGAGTTTATGATACAATGATAAGTTATATCGATAAAGAGAACAAGGTATTCATCATTGTTCTGGATGAGATAGACAGAATACTTCAGAAGAATGGTGACGATATATTCTATTTCTTGACAACGATGAATGAAATCTTAAAACAATCAAAGATATCTATAATCGGAGTAACAAATAATGCAAAATTCACTGAACTCCTATCCACAAAGATTAAAAGCAGATTGGGTGAAGAGAAAGTTATTTTTTCACCTTATAATGCAGAACAGCTTCAGAATATATTAAGGGGAAGAGCAGAACTCGCATTTGATACTGAAATAATAGGTGACGGAGTAATATCGCGTTGTGCGGCAATATCCGCACAGGATTCAGGCGATGCGAGGAAAGCACTGGATCTTCTAAGAGTATCGGCCGAGATCGCAGAAAGAAACGGAGACACGTCGGTAACAGAGGCTCATGTTATAGCGGCGAGGAATAAGATAGAAATCGATGCCGTAATTGAAGTTATAAGAACTATAACCGTTCAATCAAAGATAGTTCTCAGAAGTATAATAGAACTTCATGAAAAAAAAGACATAATCACAACCGGAAATGTTTATTCTATCTATAAGGAAAATTGTGACATTCTCAGCGCTAATCTCTTGAAGGAAAAAAGAGTGGCTGATCTGATATCAGAGTTGGATATGTTGGGAATAATTCATGCAAGGGTGAAATCATTCGGGAGAAATGGAAGAACAAGGGAAATAGAACTCAATATTAACAAAGACATAATTGATTTTGTTAAGAAAGATGAACTTTTTGAACCTCTTCAAAAGCACAAATCAAAAAAGCAGACAACACTGTGGAAAGAACAGGAAGATAATAAAAAGGTCTGA
- a CDS encoding IS110 family RNA-guided transposase — protein MKIAIGIDVHKEKCAAFAVYAGKEEPRKKNLDFLERFNADFRRFPSDAAGMVGLTNRLHGQDAYILIENSTKSHDVYWMLTNLGFRVTVAHAADLYRITRSKTKNDDNDAAELAGYMRRRLMGEIEFAVAHMPSREVLVQRELCRFDINDRNDLTALKKQIRSHLLIRGMKLSRDYSDITCVLALRELKATGDHILILDAAKAESIKARKSQTEKMIRYRMEGNRMFDIVWSVPGFGILSAAYVTCMADDMTRFVDGRAFAASAGITPKLDESADRPKNCGISRRGDPELRRLLCQATFVHINHADSFISEKYKRLKANGKHHNEALVACANSMARMIWAMVTRDRKYSADPTVMAVTRYLADSDEIEDEMEAAQTE, from the coding sequence ATGAAAATAGCGATCGGGATAGATGTGCATAAGGAAAAATGTGCGGCGTTTGCAGTGTACGCAGGCAAAGAAGAGCCGAGAAAGAAGAACCTGGATTTTTTGGAAAGATTCAACGCCGATTTCCGGAGGTTCCCTTCGGACGCTGCGGGAATGGTAGGACTGACGAACCGTCTTCACGGTCAGGATGCGTATATTCTGATAGAGAATTCGACCAAGTCTCACGACGTCTATTGGATGCTGACCAATCTCGGGTTCAGAGTGACGGTGGCCCATGCCGCCGACCTGTACAGGATAACCAGGTCCAAAACAAAGAACGATGATAACGACGCTGCTGAACTGGCGGGGTATATGCGCAGGCGGCTGATGGGGGAGATCGAGTTCGCCGTCGCCCATATGCCTTCGCGGGAGGTGCTGGTGCAGAGGGAATTGTGCAGGTTCGATATCAACGACAGGAACGATCTGACCGCTTTGAAAAAACAGATCAGATCCCATCTTCTGATAAGAGGAATGAAGCTGTCCCGCGATTACTCCGACATCACCTGTGTTCTTGCCCTCAGGGAGCTGAAGGCAACGGGGGACCACATTCTCATTCTGGATGCGGCGAAGGCCGAGAGTATCAAAGCGAGGAAGTCTCAGACGGAGAAGATGATCCGATACAGGATGGAAGGCAACAGGATGTTCGATATCGTTTGGTCGGTCCCCGGATTCGGTATCCTGTCTGCGGCGTATGTCACGTGCATGGCCGATGATATGACACGTTTCGTGGATGGGCGGGCATTCGCCGCATCTGCCGGTATAACTCCCAAACTTGACGAATCCGCCGACAGACCGAAGAACTGCGGGATCAGCCGCAGAGGGGACCCAGAACTCAGGAGGCTGTTGTGCCAGGCAACGTTCGTTCACATAAACCATGCGGACTCGTTCATATCCGAGAAATACAAACGTCTGAAGGCCAACGGCAAACATCACAACGAGGCGTTGGTGGCATGTGCGAATTCCATGGCCCGTATGATCTGGGCCATGGTGACCCGGGACAGGAAGTATTCCGCAGACCCGACAGTGATGGCTGTGACAAGATATCTCGCCGATTCCGACGAGATAGAGGATGAGATGGAGGCAGCGCAGACAGAATGA